One Aneurinibacillus migulanus genomic region harbors:
- a CDS encoding ROK family glucokinase, with protein MYLCFDVGGTNIKAGLVDTSGMILAKQSVLTQSDEQADLVLQQFLELQNVLCRKSGIAPEQIRAASVGVAGFVEMETGKVIRAVNLGWHDVPVAERVSTMLGVPVFVINDANGAALGEMWQGAGKGADDLLCLTIGTGVGGGVIANGRIINGTYGLAGEIGHFRVKIKDGRPCNCGKTGCLETEASASAIAYYGERAARQYPKSRLAQRLTQAGTITSKDVAEAAQESDKAACEIMEHAAYYLGYALASIFTVTAPMRIVIGGGAAAAGASLFTPLIHWFHEFALPDIKDKNIIVPAVLGNDAGIIGLAKLAEMNLLTSPGIEEKRG; from the coding sequence ATGTATCTTTGTTTTGATGTGGGAGGCACAAACATTAAAGCCGGTCTCGTAGATACAAGTGGGATGATTCTTGCCAAGCAAAGTGTGCTTACACAATCGGATGAGCAGGCTGATCTAGTATTGCAACAGTTTCTGGAACTGCAAAATGTACTTTGCCGGAAGAGCGGAATTGCACCGGAGCAGATACGGGCAGCGAGTGTAGGGGTGGCTGGATTTGTGGAGATGGAGACGGGAAAGGTAATTAGGGCAGTAAACCTTGGCTGGCATGATGTACCTGTAGCAGAGAGAGTATCAACTATGCTAGGCGTTCCTGTCTTTGTAATTAACGATGCGAATGGGGCCGCGCTGGGTGAAATGTGGCAGGGGGCTGGAAAAGGAGCGGACGACCTTCTGTGTCTGACCATTGGTACCGGTGTCGGCGGCGGGGTCATTGCAAACGGTCGTATTATTAATGGAACTTACGGATTGGCCGGAGAAATCGGTCACTTTCGTGTGAAAATAAAGGATGGACGCCCCTGCAACTGCGGAAAAACAGGATGTTTGGAAACAGAAGCTTCCGCATCGGCTATTGCCTATTATGGTGAACGAGCAGCCAGGCAATATCCGAAGAGTAGGCTCGCACAGCGGCTGACGCAAGCCGGAACAATAACAAGCAAAGATGTAGCTGAAGCCGCACAGGAAAGCGACAAAGCCGCATGCGAGATAATGGAACATGCGGCATATTATCTGGGATATGCGCTTGCAAGTATTTTTACCGTTACTGCTCCTATGCGTATCGTTATTGGAGGAGGAGCAGCTGCAGCGGGAGCGTCATTATTTACTCCGCTCATTCATTGGTTTCACGAATTTGCGTTGCCTGATATTAAAGATAAAAATATTATTGTACCTGCCGTTCTGGGCAATGATGCAGGGATTATAGGATTGGCAAAACTGGCGGAGATGAACCTTTTGACTTCGCCTGGCATAGAAGAAAAGAGAGGATGA
- a CDS encoding TenA family transcriptional regulator: MAITSYEQIEEKIWDIVETEIIQGEFMQTLLAGEWTPAQVREFALQYSYYSRNFPRVLGAAIAAVEPEDDWWVPLVDNLWDEGGRGNPKSYHSRLYHSFMITAAPDVPTNEKYVPDYPVSPASKEAVNTFISFLRNATPLEAMASIGFGSELFAGKVMGLIGQGLEHPNYNRAQKLNTTFWTVHADHHEPRHYELCKNVLTRFTSSQDLEHMYRAGAYITRSEARFYDGLYERMKSV, translated from the coding sequence ATGGCCATTACAAGCTATGAACAAATCGAGGAGAAAATCTGGGATATTGTCGAAACGGAAATTATACAAGGGGAATTCATGCAGACACTGCTTGCTGGTGAATGGACACCTGCGCAGGTGCGGGAATTCGCGCTTCAATACAGCTATTACAGCCGTAATTTCCCGCGCGTGCTCGGCGCAGCCATTGCGGCCGTCGAACCTGAAGACGATTGGTGGGTTCCACTTGTCGACAACTTATGGGATGAAGGCGGACGTGGCAATCCGAAAAGCTACCACTCCCGTCTATACCATTCCTTTATGATTACGGCAGCACCCGATGTGCCGACGAACGAAAAATACGTGCCGGATTATCCGGTCTCTCCAGCTTCAAAAGAAGCAGTAAATACATTTATTTCTTTCCTGCGTAACGCTACGCCGCTTGAAGCAATGGCTTCGATTGGTTTCGGTTCGGAACTGTTTGCAGGCAAAGTTATGGGCCTTATCGGCCAAGGGCTGGAGCATCCGAATTACAACCGGGCACAGAAACTGAATACGACATTCTGGACAGTGCATGCCGACCATCATGAACCGCGGCATTATGAACTATGCAAAAACGTGCTAACCCGCTTTACATCCTCTCAGGATTTAGAGCACATGTATCGGGCCGGAGCATACATCACTCGCTCTGAAGCTCGCTTTTACGATGGCCTTTATGAACGTATGAAAAGCGTATAA
- a CDS encoding AEC family transporter, with the protein MEIGTVVTSILMMAVMIFIGSLLARRIPFTMERRQLLIAIIINVAMPCIILNGVFQTEIDAEFLMLVLLIFLSSIVINCLGVLLGWIAARGMRVAPDKAKEMALLSGLGNTGFIGIPLCAAVFGPKGALLAAIFDAGLDFTIWTLGVMMLQGEKRVSFRLLKELINIPMIAIFVGMIAAVMHIKPPQSVANLTETLASLASPLAMIYIGMLIPSIIKKKQTTSLHQLSMPLIIKLLIFPLATASLLHIFALPMEVAQIIIVQSTMPTLTLASILFARYSKDEEYGAMATVFSTLVSITTIPLMTMFCFYIIAK; encoded by the coding sequence GTGGAGATCGGAACCGTTGTGACTTCCATCCTGATGATGGCAGTCATGATTTTCATCGGCAGCCTGCTGGCACGCCGTATTCCTTTTACGATGGAAAGACGGCAGCTGCTCATAGCAATTATTATTAATGTGGCAATGCCTTGTATTATTCTTAACGGGGTATTCCAAACAGAAATTGATGCAGAATTTCTTATGCTTGTTCTGTTGATTTTTCTTAGTTCCATTGTTATCAATTGTTTAGGCGTCCTACTTGGTTGGATTGCAGCTCGGGGAATGCGTGTGGCCCCGGATAAAGCGAAAGAGATGGCCCTTCTATCTGGATTAGGCAATACCGGCTTTATCGGAATTCCGCTCTGCGCCGCAGTGTTCGGACCAAAAGGCGCACTGCTCGCCGCCATATTCGACGCGGGGTTAGATTTTACTATCTGGACACTTGGCGTGATGATGTTGCAAGGCGAAAAAAGAGTTAGCTTTCGTTTGCTTAAAGAACTGATTAATATTCCTATGATAGCTATTTTCGTTGGAATGATCGCGGCCGTCATGCATATTAAACCGCCACAAAGTGTGGCAAACCTGACAGAAACGCTAGCCAGTCTCGCGTCTCCGCTTGCTATGATATATATCGGTATGCTCATCCCTTCCATAATAAAAAAGAAACAGACCACCAGTCTTCATCAACTGAGCATGCCACTAATTATAAAATTACTAATTTTCCCATTAGCAACTGCATCTCTGCTGCACATATTTGCCTTACCAATGGAAGTAGCACAGATTATTATCGTACAGTCGACAATGCCGACCCTTACGTTGGCCTCCATTCTATTCGCCCGATATTCTAAAGATGAAGAATACGGAGCGATGGCCACTGTGTTTTCTACACTCGTATCCATCACAACCATCCCTCTCATGACAATGTTTTGTTTTTACATTATTGCTAAATAA
- a CDS encoding general stress protein, protein MNEDKKIIGVFHTHDEAVRAIETLKNKGYRSEDISVIAKDRDRMESIEEETDTKLEEGLAAGATTGGVLGGLAGLLVGIGALAIPGVGPIVAAGPIAATLGGAVVGAGAGGLVGALVGMGIPEDEAKEYEEYLNQGEILVMVDADAEREHHVYDTFRNNNALNSHMYDPYLNDASVQRRNNDSLL, encoded by the coding sequence ATGAATGAAGACAAGAAAATTATCGGAGTATTCCACACGCATGACGAGGCGGTACGCGCAATTGAGACGTTAAAGAACAAAGGGTACCGTTCTGAAGATATTTCCGTTATTGCAAAAGATAGAGACAGAATGGAGTCGATTGAAGAAGAAACGGACACGAAGCTGGAAGAAGGCCTGGCAGCGGGTGCTACAACAGGTGGTGTGCTTGGCGGATTGGCAGGGCTTCTGGTCGGTATTGGGGCATTGGCCATTCCGGGAGTGGGGCCTATCGTGGCGGCTGGTCCGATTGCAGCAACACTTGGAGGAGCTGTCGTAGGCGCAGGTGCAGGTGGATTGGTAGGTGCATTGGTTGGTATGGGTATACCTGAGGACGAAGCAAAAGAATATGAGGAATATCTTAATCAAGGAGAAATTCTGGTTATGGTAGATGCGGATGCCGAACGCGAGCACCATGTATATGATACATTCCGTAACAATAATGCATTGAATTCCCATATGTATGATCCGTATTTAAACGATGCGTCGGTACAGCGCCGGAATAATGATTCATTACTATAA
- a CDS encoding globin-coupled sensor protein, whose amino-acid sequence MGCPFKHLLGNEKGALGFFKNTKKQEPGQVSSSGKSVASSTEISRFYRELMNSTEASKVKFVGLTEEDLHRLVSIRPIFEKYVTDIVASFYENLSQVPALMSIINNHSSVDKLRQTLEHYLLDMVSGEIGQDYIVRRKIIGSVHNRINLFPEWYIGAYTLIQNEVLALLLREMNAVNQAREAFTSFQRLCSFDMQIAIATYIDSYTSSMMRLNEIERIQHRLNESSEMLVATAEETSASIGQKETHVVQMLDGTRDIQESSLQMVEDVEEGKTEIGSALNEIDRIVEIMDETREKSKELIESANKIGEIVQVIHAISNKTNVLSLNASIEAARAGEHGRGFTVVAKEVRNLAMQTQSALEHIHEQISMVQNNVSSFENSFEQIAKQASRFREINTAIMSIMNNSSVQVRSNSEKIKNVSRYILDFQQTFTEISTASDQVAKMAEELSLLSNQLNDKFNIGK is encoded by the coding sequence ATGGGATGTCCGTTTAAGCATCTACTCGGTAATGAAAAAGGAGCACTAGGCTTCTTTAAAAACACGAAAAAACAAGAGCCCGGCCAGGTGTCCAGCAGCGGAAAATCTGTCGCTTCTTCGACGGAAATCTCCCGGTTCTACCGGGAACTGATGAATAGCACGGAAGCTTCCAAAGTCAAATTTGTCGGTCTAACCGAAGAAGACTTGCATCGTCTTGTATCCATCCGACCTATCTTCGAAAAGTACGTAACTGACATTGTTGCATCCTTCTATGAAAATTTGTCGCAAGTACCTGCCCTTATGTCTATTATTAATAATCACAGTTCAGTCGATAAACTGCGGCAAACACTAGAACATTATCTGCTTGATATGGTATCCGGCGAAATCGGCCAGGATTATATCGTGCGCCGAAAAATTATAGGTAGTGTACATAATCGAATTAATTTATTTCCCGAATGGTATATCGGGGCCTATACACTCATTCAAAACGAAGTTCTGGCCCTGCTTCTCCGTGAGATGAACGCTGTAAATCAGGCTCGTGAAGCGTTCACCTCATTCCAGCGCCTCTGCTCATTTGATATGCAAATCGCGATTGCTACATACATCGACTCATATACATCTTCTATGATGCGTCTTAATGAAATCGAGCGTATTCAGCATCGTCTCAATGAATCATCCGAGATGCTGGTTGCCACTGCAGAAGAAACAAGTGCTTCCATCGGGCAAAAAGAAACACATGTTGTACAGATGCTTGACGGAACACGCGACATTCAAGAAAGCTCACTACAAATGGTAGAGGACGTAGAGGAAGGAAAAACAGAAATTGGCTCAGCTCTCAACGAAATCGATCGAATCGTAGAAATTATGGATGAGACACGTGAAAAGTCTAAAGAACTGATTGAAAGTGCTAATAAAATAGGGGAAATTGTTCAGGTTATCCATGCTATTTCAAACAAAACAAACGTTCTCTCCCTCAACGCAAGCATTGAAGCGGCACGGGCCGGCGAACACGGACGTGGTTTTACAGTAGTCGCCAAAGAAGTCCGCAATCTTGCCATGCAAACCCAATCGGCGCTCGAACATATTCATGAGCAGATTTCTATGGTGCAGAACAACGTCAGCTCGTTTGAGAATTCATTTGAACAAATTGCCAAGCAAGCAAGCCGTTTCCGTGAAATTAACACGGCCATTATGAGCATTATGAATAACTCCTCGGTTCAGGTACGTTCAAACAGCGAAAAAATCAAGAACGTTAGCAGGTACATTCTTGATTTCCAGCAAACGTTTACCGAAATTTCCACAGCATCCGATCAAGTAGCTAAGATGGCGGAAGAATTGAGCCTATTGAGCAATCAATTGAACGACAAATTTAACATCGGAAAATAA
- a CDS encoding ATP-binding protein, whose product MLTYDFHNMAKENVKSYVELILRDLRSELSLQEECLLHYSLQLGIWEILINIIDHSPKAAANCHTHITIRWTDSDIVLKITNRDSGFDWRKCLMTGLPSPAQQRGRGLYIIQSISKHFTFDENGESANITFARK is encoded by the coding sequence ATGCTAACGTATGATTTTCATAATATGGCAAAGGAAAACGTTAAATCGTATGTAGAACTTATCTTACGTGACCTCCGTAGCGAACTTTCTCTTCAAGAAGAATGTCTACTGCATTATTCACTTCAATTAGGCATATGGGAGATTCTTATTAATATCATTGACCATAGTCCAAAGGCAGCGGCCAATTGCCATACGCATATCACGATTCGGTGGACGGACAGCGACATTGTCCTTAAAATTACGAATAGAGATAGCGGCTTCGACTGGCGCAAATGCCTGATGACAGGATTACCTTCTCCTGCCCAGCAGAGAGGCCGAGGCCTGTATATTATCCAAAGCATCAGCAAACATTTTACATTTGATGAAAATGGAGAATCGGCAAACATTACGTTTGCTCGTAAGTGA
- a CDS encoding STAS domain-containing protein: MINYNVDNNQIIFTFKEDINFETVRQIETKVREMAIPQQPKEIVIDLKQVRFIDSTGVGFLISWIHPLISDYQIRVINSSLPVKNILQICKLDTLVDIA; encoded by the coding sequence ATGATTAATTATAATGTAGATAATAATCAAATTATATTTACATTTAAGGAAGACATTAATTTTGAAACTGTACGACAAATCGAAACCAAAGTACGAGAAATGGCGATTCCTCAGCAACCGAAAGAAATCGTTATCGACTTGAAACAAGTTCGCTTCATCGACAGCACCGGTGTAGGATTCTTAATCAGTTGGATTCATCCGCTGATTTCAGATTATCAGATTCGCGTCATCAACAGCTCGCTTCCCGTGAAAAACATTCTACAAATCTGCAAGCTCGATACATTAGTAGACATCGCATAA
- a CDS encoding SpoIIE family protein phosphatase, translated as MNEEQLARRVALMIESIPDAFFSVDKRWRITYVNREAEKILEKRREELLEKNMWNVFPGMMVSSFQNEYFKAIAEQRAIEFEEYSPAYDKWFEIHATPFSEGLCVYFHDITERKKTDERLLRALETNNHLAAAIANTVTGVTISDPNMSDNPLIFANKGFESLTGYTAQEVLGHNCRFLHGKETDEKTLDLIRQAMRERQPITAEVLNYRKDGSYFWNELTISPVFNESDELLYFVGLQADVTRRKQAEQKLQAELELAKAVQQSVLSPPLYESNIEVEAIYIPSEELAGDMYCWYKIDSHRYGILLLDVVGHGISASLIGMSVRSLLQGLITRLADPVKVIKELNRHMRNLYAAQQKMHPYYFTCIYVVVNTKEKTIEYVNAGHPPGIMCTVEGKSRWLDRGSLPVGLLSDFSVEKEVLSYQTSARVVLYTDGLIEGKNQAALQVTEKLQQFFLRHRHTSTAKAKELAIETFVTEKKKDDICLLVITVD; from the coding sequence ATGAACGAAGAGCAGTTGGCGCGGCGAGTCGCTCTGATGATCGAGTCGATTCCAGATGCTTTTTTTAGTGTGGATAAGCGATGGAGAATTACATATGTAAATCGGGAAGCTGAAAAAATCCTGGAGAAGCGCCGAGAAGAACTTCTAGAGAAAAACATGTGGAATGTGTTCCCGGGTATGATGGTATCTTCCTTTCAGAACGAATATTTCAAAGCGATAGCTGAACAGCGAGCAATAGAGTTTGAGGAATACTCGCCTGCATATGATAAATGGTTTGAAATTCATGCAACGCCTTTTTCAGAGGGGCTATGCGTTTATTTTCACGATATTACAGAGCGAAAAAAGACTGATGAACGGCTTTTGCGCGCACTGGAAACGAACAATCATCTTGCTGCGGCGATTGCTAATACAGTAACAGGAGTAACCATTTCTGATCCGAACATGTCCGATAATCCGTTGATTTTTGCTAATAAAGGATTTGAATCGTTGACTGGCTATACTGCCCAAGAAGTACTTGGCCATAATTGCAGATTTCTGCATGGGAAAGAAACAGACGAGAAGACGCTGGACCTCATACGACAGGCGATGCGGGAACGTCAGCCTATTACGGCAGAAGTATTGAACTACCGCAAGGACGGAAGTTATTTCTGGAATGAACTAACCATCAGCCCGGTTTTTAACGAGTCAGATGAGCTACTGTATTTCGTAGGGCTTCAAGCTGATGTTACCCGACGTAAACAAGCGGAGCAAAAGCTGCAGGCAGAGTTAGAACTTGCTAAAGCCGTTCAGCAAAGTGTATTAAGTCCGCCCCTATATGAGTCGAACATAGAGGTAGAAGCGATTTATATTCCGTCTGAGGAACTTGCCGGTGATATGTATTGCTGGTACAAAATCGATTCACATCGCTATGGGATTCTGTTATTGGATGTAGTAGGTCATGGCATTAGCGCATCGCTCATCGGCATGTCTGTACGCTCGCTCCTGCAAGGGCTTATCACCAGGCTAGCAGACCCGGTTAAAGTCATCAAGGAATTAAACAGACATATGCGTAACTTATACGCAGCTCAACAAAAGATGCATCCGTATTATTTTACATGCATTTATGTAGTGGTCAATACGAAAGAAAAAACAATTGAATATGTAAATGCCGGTCATCCTCCAGGAATTATGTGTACGGTGGAGGGGAAGAGCAGATGGCTCGATCGAGGTAGCCTTCCGGTTGGTCTTTTGTCTGATTTTTCTGTGGAAAAAGAAGTGCTCTCTTATCAAACGTCAGCTCGTGTCGTGCTTTATACAGACGGACTTATCGAAGGAAAGAACCAGGCGGCGCTTCAGGTAACCGAGAAGCTGCAGCAATTTTTTTTGCGGCATCGTCATACATCGACGGCAAAAGCGAAGGAGTTAGCAATTGAGACATTCGTTACCGAAAAGAAGAAAGATGACATATGCTTACTTGTCATTACAGTTGATTAG
- the fbpA gene encoding Fur-regulated basic protein FbpA, with amino-acid sequence MDKYVEALLDLGVYKIGERQLYECSEDEIKQMLIMTRMKEEITSISL; translated from the coding sequence ATGGACAAATATGTAGAGGCGCTGCTCGATCTTGGAGTTTATAAAATTGGCGAGCGTCAGTTATATGAGTGTTCGGAAGATGAAATTAAGCAGATGCTAATCATGACACGCATGAAAGAAGAGATTACAAGTATATCCTTGTAA
- a CDS encoding MFS transporter: MSTQKKERQALKLLGISGIGLLFDSMDVGILSFVIAALQAEWGLTPTQMGLIGTVNFIGMALGAALAGVWADRYGRKQLFIVTLLIYSIATGLNALATTLLIFMALRFIVGFGLGGELPVVTTYVLESSPQQERAKWVVWLQSFWAAGALVAAVISYFIIPEYGWRIALFMGALPALYALYLRRALPETPAFTRQADRQKISEKIRLLWSPAYRRTTFVLWLLWFASVFSYYGMLLWMPSIMVMKGFTLIKSFEYVLLMTLVQIPGYFTAAYFVGKWGKKPTLITFMTLSAIASLAFGLSPNVWTLLASGICLSFFNLGAWGATYAYTAEQYPTSFRATGTGWAAGFGRIAGIIAPYLVGLLIGMSVGFPYIFTMFFIMTMLAVLAVLFFGKESAPEQ, translated from the coding sequence ATGAGTACACAAAAGAAAGAGCGCCAGGCGCTAAAGTTACTAGGTATATCTGGAATCGGCCTGCTGTTCGATTCCATGGATGTCGGCATCCTCTCTTTCGTTATCGCCGCGCTACAAGCGGAATGGGGATTGACTCCAACACAAATGGGCCTTATCGGTACAGTTAACTTCATCGGAATGGCATTGGGCGCAGCACTGGCTGGTGTCTGGGCCGACCGTTACGGGCGCAAGCAACTGTTTATCGTTACTCTTCTAATCTATAGCATTGCAACCGGATTAAACGCCCTTGCTACTACATTGTTGATATTTATGGCACTACGTTTCATCGTCGGCTTCGGTCTGGGCGGAGAACTTCCTGTCGTTACAACGTATGTACTAGAATCTTCTCCGCAGCAGGAGCGGGCCAAATGGGTCGTCTGGCTTCAAAGTTTTTGGGCAGCAGGGGCGCTTGTTGCAGCCGTAATTTCTTATTTTATCATTCCGGAATATGGCTGGCGGATTGCATTATTTATGGGAGCTTTGCCTGCTCTGTATGCCCTGTATTTGCGACGTGCTCTACCAGAAACGCCCGCATTCACTAGACAAGCGGATCGACAGAAAATCAGCGAAAAAATTCGCCTTCTCTGGTCTCCTGCCTATCGACGCACTACTTTTGTTCTGTGGCTGCTCTGGTTCGCTTCCGTTTTCTCCTATTATGGAATGTTGCTATGGATGCCGTCCATTATGGTTATGAAAGGGTTTACACTCATTAAGAGCTTTGAATATGTATTGCTAATGACATTAGTGCAAATACCCGGTTATTTCACTGCCGCCTATTTCGTAGGCAAATGGGGAAAGAAACCTACGCTCATTACATTTATGACGCTATCTGCCATCGCTTCTCTGGCGTTCGGTCTCTCTCCCAACGTTTGGACGCTGTTAGCTTCTGGAATATGTCTTTCCTTCTTTAACCTTGGGGCCTGGGGAGCAACTTATGCCTATACGGCAGAGCAGTATCCGACCTCCTTCCGTGCAACTGGTACCGGCTGGGCGGCAGGCTTTGGACGAATTGCCGGCATTATTGCGCCATATCTTGTCGGATTACTTATCGGTATGAGCGTTGGCTTCCCGTATATATTTACCATGTTCTTTATCATGACGATGTTGGCCGTGCTAGCCGTGCTATTCTTCGGCAAAGAATCAGCGCCTGAACAATAG